From the genome of Pseudomonas sp. WJP1:
CCGCCCGTGGCCAGAAAGGCCAGATCGATGCCGCTGCCGCTTATCGCGATCTACTGGGCGAGCGCAGTGAAGTCTCCGATTCTCACCAGAACTGCGAAAAGGTCCAGGACCCGTACTCCCTGCGCTGCCAGCCGCAAGTCATGGGCGCCTGCCTGACCCAGTTCCGCCAGGCTGCCGAAGTGCTGGCGATCGAAGCCAACGCCGTCTCCGACAACCCGCTGGTGTTCGCCGCCGAAGGTGACGTGATTTCCGGCGGTAACTTCCACGCCGAGCCGGTGGCCATGGCCGCTGACAACATGGCCTTGGCCATTGCTGAAATCGGCTCCCTGAGCGAGCGTCGCATTTCGCTGATGATGGACAAGCACATGTCGCAGCTGCCGCCGTTCCTGGTGGCCAATGGCGGTGTGAACTCCGGCTTCATGATCGCCCAGGTGACCGCCGCGGCGCTGGCCAGCGAGAACAAGGCGCTGTCCCATCCGCATTCGGTGGACAGCCTGCCGACGTCCGCCAACCAGGAAGACCACGTGTCCATGGCCCCGGCAGCGGGCAAGCGTCTGTGGGAAATGGCCGAGAACACCCGTGGCATCCTCGCTGTGGAATGGCTGGCCGCCGCTCAGGGCCTGGACCTGCGCAATGGCCTGAAGACTTCGCCGAAGCTGGAAAAGGCTCGCGCCATCCTGCGTAAGGAAGTGCCGTTCTATGAGAAGGATCGCTTCTTTGCACCGGACATCAATGCGGCGACCGAGCTGTTGGCTTCGCGTTGCTTGAACGAGCTGGTTTCGGCGAAGTTGCTGCCTAGCCTGTGATGGACTCATCGCCAGCAGGCTGGCTCCCACAGTTGTAATGCGTACCTCTGTGGGAGCCAGCCTGCTGGCGATTCGATTTTGAATACTGTGGAGACTAAGGGATGAAAACCCTCTGGCAACACTGCCACGTCGCAACCATGGCCCAAGGCGTCTACTCGATCATCGAGGATGCCGCCATCGTGACGTCCGGTGCGCACATCGAGTGGGTCGGCCCGCGCAGTGAGCTGCCGTCCGGCGAGTACCCGGCGGTCAATGATTTGAACGGGGCCTGGGTCACGCCCGGCCTGATCGACTGCCACACCCACACGGTGTTCGGCGGCAATCGCAGTGGCGAATTCGAGCAGCGCCTGCAAGGCGTCAGCTACGCGGAAATTGCAGCAAGCGGTGGCGGCATCGCCAGCACCGTTCGGGCTACTCGCGCGGCCAGCGAAGACGAACTGTTCGCCAGCGCCGCCAAGCGCCTGAAAAGCCTGATGCGCGACGGCGTCACCAGCGTCGAAATCAAATCCGGCTATGGCCTGGACCTGGCCAACGAACGCAAGATGCTGCGGGTAGCCCGTCGCCTCGGTGCCGAATTGCCGGTCAGCGTGCGCAGCACCTGCCTGGCGGCTCACGCCTTGCCCCCGGAGTACACCGATCGCGCCGACGATTACATCGATCACATCTGCAGCGAAATGCTCCCGGCCCTGGCCGCCGAAGGGCTGGTGGACGCGGTGGACGCCTTTTGCGAATACCTGGCGTTTTCCCCTGCTCAGGTTGAGCGCGTATTCATCACTGCCCGGGAATTGGGTCTGCCGGTGAAACTGCACGCCGAGCAGCTCTCGTCCCTGCATGGATCGAGCCTCGCGGCGCGTTACCACGCACTGTCGGCCGATCATCTGGAATTCATGACTGAAGACGACGCCATCGCCATGGCCAAGTCCGGCACGGTGGCCGTGCTGCTGCCCGGCGCCTTCTACTTCCTGCGCGAGACCCAGTTGCCGCCGATGGAGGCCTTGCGCAAACACGGGGTGAAAATCGCCATCGCCAGCGACCTCAACCCCGGCACCTCACCGGCACTGTCGTTGCGTTTGATGTTGAACATGGCCTGCACCTGTTTCCGCATGACCCCGGAGGAGGCCCTGGCTGGCGCGACGATTCATGCCGCCACAGCATTGGGCATGTCCGCTACCCACGGTTCGCTGGAGGCGGGCAAGGTCGCGGATTTCGTTGCCTGGCATATCGATCGCCCGGCCGACCTGTGCTACTGGCTGGGCGGTGACCTGGAAAAACGCGTCGTGCGTCACGGCGTGGAAACAAGTCTGTAGGAGAGCAGTTGTGGATAAGGTTCTGAACTTCAAACAAGGCCGCGTGCCGCTGCTGATCAGCATGCCCCACGCCGGTGTGCGCCTGACTCCGGCAGTCGAAGCCGGGTTGATCCCCGACGCGAAAAGCTTGCCGGACACCGACTGGCATATCCCGCAGCTATACGATTTCGCCGCCGAACTGGGTGCCAGCACCCTCGCCGCCGAATACTCGCGGTTCGTCATCGACCTGAACCGGCCGTCCGACGACAAGCCTTTGTATGTTGGCGCCACCACCGGTCTGTACCCGGCGACACTATTCGACGGCATTCCGTTGTTCCGCGAAGGGCTGGAGCCTTCCAAGGAGGAGCGTGCAACCTATCTGGAGCAGATCTGGACGCCGTACCACAGCACCCTGCAACAGGAGCTGTCGCGCCTCAAGGCTGAATTCGGCTATGCGCTGCTGTTCGATGCGCACTCGATCCGCTCGATCATCCCGCACCTGTTCGACGGCAAGCTCCCGGACTTCAACCTCGGTACCTTCAACGGCGCCAGTTGTGATCCGCAGCTGGCCTCTCAGCTGGAAGCGATCTGCGCCGGTCACCCGGACTACAGCCATGTGCTGAACGGGCGCTTCAAGGGCGGGCACATCACTCGGCATTACGGCAATCCGGCAGAAAACATTCATGCCGTGCAACTGGAGCTGGGTCAGTGCACGTATATGGAAGAGTTCGAGCCGTTCCGCTATCGGCCGGATCTGGCCGAGCCGACGCGGGTGGTGTTGAAGGAGTTGCTGCAAGGCCTGCTGGCGTGGGGCGAAAAGCATTACAACGTGTAACCCTGCAACTGATCGTTCCCACGCTCTGCGTGGGAATGCCGCCATGGACGCTCCGCGTCCACTGTGACGCAGAGCGTCACGGGATGCATTCCCACGCAGAGCGTGGGAACGATAACTCTGACTCTACATGTGCATGCTCAATGACGTAATTCGGGTTTATGATGCCCAACGGCAGAATAATAGAAGTCCCCCCAGGGATGACCTCGACCCCTTACGGAGTGCGCAATGCAGACTTTGTACCCGCAGATCAAACCCCACGCCCGGCACGATCTGGCCGTCGACGAGACCCACACGCTGTATGTCGACGAAAGCGGTTCACCGCAAGGTTTGCCGGTGGTGTTCATTCACGGCGGTCCAGGCGCCGGGTGTGATGCGGCGAGCCGGTGCTACTTCGATCCCAACCTGTACCGCATCGTCACCTTCGATCAGCGTGGTTGCGGTCGCTCCACCCCCCACGCCAGCCTGGAAAACAATACAACCTGGGATCTCGTCGCCGACCTTGAGCGAATCCGCGAGCACCTGGGCATCGACAAGTGGGTGCTATTCGGCGGTTCCTGGGGTTCGACCCTGGCGCTGGCCTACGCGCAAACCCATCCGGAGCGTGTGCACGGGCTGATCCTGCGCGGTATTTTTCTCTGCCGCCCGCAGGAAATCGAATGGTTTTATCAGGCGGGTGCCAGCCGCTTGTTCCCCGATTACTGGCAGGACTACATCGCCCCTATCCCGTTGGACGAGCGCGGCGATTTGCTCACGGCATTCCACAAACGCCTGACCGGCAACGATCAGATCGCCCAGATGCACGCGGCCAAGGCCTGGTCCACATGGGAAGGCCGGACCGCGACCCTGCGGCCGAACCCCCTGGTGGTCGATCGTTTTTCCGAGCCCCAGCGCGCGCTATCCATTGCTCGTATCGAATGCCACTACTTCACCAACCATGCGTTCCTTGAAGCCAATCAGCTGATTCGCGACATGGACAAAATCGCTCATCTGCCCGGCGTGATCATCCATGGTCGCTATGACGTGATTTGCCCGCTGGATAACGCCTGGGAGCTGCACCAGGCCTGGCCGAACAGCGAACTGCAAATCATCCGTGACGCGGGTCATGCTGCCGCTGAACCGGGGATTACCGATGCATTGGTGCGTGCTGCCGATCGGATGGCGCGGCGTTTGCTCGATCTGGCCCCCGACGAAGCATGAAGGGGCTGCTGCAGCGCGTGCGCGGCGCGCGGGTCGAGGTAGCGGGGCAGGTGGTCGGCGCGGTCGATCAGGGGTTGCTGGTGCTGGTCGCCGTCGAGCCGGACGACACGCGGGCCAGCGCCGACAAACTTCTCAATAAGCTGCTTAACTATCGTGTGTTCAGCGACGCTGAGGGCAAGATGAATCTGTCCCTGGCGGATGTGGGTGGCGGGTTGCTGCTGGTCTCGCAGTTCACCCTGGCCGCCGATACCAAGAGCGGCTTGCGCCCGAGTTTCTCGACCGCGGCCCCTCCGGCCTTGGGCGAGGAGCTTTTCGACTATCTATTAAGCAAAGCGAAACAGGTGCATGGCACTGTGGCATCAGGTAGATTCGGCGCGGATATGCAGGTGCACCTGGTCAACGACGGCCCGGTAACCTTCCTGTTACAGACCTGAAAGCGCTTGAAACATCTTTTTAAGCGCATTTCGACTGAAAACAGGCGTTTTCCCCGATAAATACTTTGTTACCCCTGATGCGTTGTAACGCGGCCTACTAGATAATCGCGCGCTACGGGGATCAGCGTTCGTTGGTCCATTTTGACTTAGGTAGAGACTTGTCCGGATCCGATTGGGGAATCATTTTGCCCCAGCGGAGTCGGAACAATGCTCGCCAACTTGGCAAGAGTGGTCTGCGGGACCGGTTTTTTCGTACCGGATACCTGCTGGCCCTTTAACTGGCCGTTGGTTTTTTGATCTGTTTTCGGCGAGGGTTGCTCGTGATTGTTAGTCCCTGTAACGCACCAAAATTGACTGCCAAACGGTTTCGTAGCGCATTGGTAGCGGGCTCGGCACTGCTGTGCCTGCTCAGCGCCGGCCAGCTTTGGGCATTCAGTCTGGATGATGTATCGGTCAAGGCAAAAGAGCTGGCCGGGCAAAAGTACGAAGCTCCGCGCAGTAACCTGCCGAACGAATTTCGCGAGATGAAATTCGCCGACTATCAGAAAATTCGTTTCCTGACTGAAAAAGCCGAATGGGCCGATCAGAAGACCCCGTTCAAGCTGTCGTTCTATCACCAGGGCATGCATTTCGATACGCCGGTGAAAATCAACGAAATCACGGCGAACACCGTCGAAGAGATCAAGTACGACCCAAGTCGTTTCGATTTCGGCGACGTCAAGTTCGACCCCAAGGCCACCGAACAACTCGGTTACGCCGGTTTCCGTGTCCTGTACCCGGTCAACAAGGCTGACAAGCAAGACGAAATCATGACCATGCTCGGCGCGAGTTACTTCCGCGTGGTCGGCAAGGGTCACGTCTACGGTTTGTCCGCGCGCGGCATGGCGATCGACACTGCATTGCCGTCCGGCGAAGAATTCCCGCGCTTTCGCGAGTTCTGGATTCAACAGCCGAAACCGGGCGACAAGCACCTGGTGATCTTCGCCCTGCTGGATTCGCCCCGGGCGACCGGTGCGTATCGCCTGACCCTGCGTCCGGGCAGCGACACCATTGTCGACGTCAAGGCGCAGATGTTCCTGCGTGACAAGGTCGGCAAACTGGGCATCGCGCCACTGACCAGCATGTTCCTGTTCGGCGCCAACCAGCCGTCGAAAGTCCTCAACTACCGTCGTGAGCTGCACGATTCCAGCGGCCTGGCGATCCATGCCGGCAATGGCGAGTGGATCTGGCGTCCTCTGAACAACCCGAAACACCTGGCGGTGAGCAACTTCTCGGTCGAGAACCCGCGCGGCTTCGGCTTGCTGCAACGTGGCCGTGACTTCAGCCACTACGAAGACCTCGACGACCGCTACGACAAGCGTCCAAGCGCCTGGATCGAGCCGAAAGGCGACTGGGGCAAGGGCACCGTCGATCTGGTCGAGATTCCGACCGCCGACGAAACCAACGACAATATCGTGGCTTTCTGGAGCCCGGAAAAAATGCCGGAGCCAGGCCAGCCGCTGGACTTCGCCTATCGCATGCACTGGACCATGGACGAAGCGGCGCTGCACGCACCGGACAGTGCCTGGGTCAGTCAGACCCTGAAATCCACCGGCGACGTGAAACAGTCCAACCTGATTCGTCAGCCGGATGGCAGCGTTGCCTATCTGGTGGACTTCGAAGGTCCGTCCCTGGCGGCACTGGCACCGGATACGGATGTGCGCAGTCAGGTCAGCGTCGGCGAGAACGCCGAGCTGGTCGAGAACAGCGTGCGCTACAATCCTGAAACCAAGGGCTGGCGCCTGACCCTGCGCATGAAGATCAAGGACCCGAGCAAGTCCACCGAGATGCGTGCGGCACTTGTGCAGAACATCGTGCCTGCCGATCTGGCCAAGACTTCGATTCCAGCCTCCACCTCTTCCGTAGCCAAGGCCGACAAGGTAGCGGCCAAGCAGGCGGAGAAAGCGGACAAGGAAGCGAAAGCCGCCGAGGCCAAACAGGCCGAAGCCAAGCCAGTTGCAGATGCCAAGGACAAGGCGAACAACAATGACGTCAAGCAGCCTGCTGCTGCCGACGCGGTCCCAGCCACACCGGAATCGGCATCGACTGAAGAAGTCCTGACCGAGACCTGGAGCTACCAGTTGCCTGCCGATGAGTAATTCTCAAGTACAGCCAGAGACTCTGTCCGAGTACCTGGCACATCTGCCGATGACCGACCAGCAGCGCGCGGAACTCGCGGGCTGCAGGTCCTTCAGTGAACTGCATGAGCGTCTGTCGTCGCAGACGTTCGACGCACCGACCGAGGCCGCCCAGGCCTCGGTTGGCACACGCCTGACCCTGAGCACCGCCGAGGAATTGCAGGACGCTGAAATGCTGGCGCTCGACGCCAGCGGTCGTGTCTGCCTGAAGGCCACTCCGCCGATTCGTCGGACCAAGGTCGTGCCGGAGCCGTGGCGTACCAATATTCTGGTGCGCGGCTGGCGGCGTATGACCGGTCGGACCAACCCGCCGAAGCCGCCAAAGGATGAGAACGTGCTGCCGGCGGCGCGCTGGCGCACGGTCGGTTCGATCCGTCGCTACATTCTGCTGGTACTGATGCTCGGCCAGACCATCGTCGCCGGCTGGTACATGAAAGGCATCATGCCGTACCAGGGCTGGTCGTTCGTCGATCTTGACGAAGTCCTGCACCAACCGCTGCTGCAAACCGCCACGCAAGTGCTGCCGTATGCCTTGCAGACCAGCATCCTGATCCTGTTCGGGATTCTGTTCTGCTGGGTTTCGGCCGGTTTCTGGACCGCGCTGATGGGCTTCCTCGAGTTGCTCACCGGTCACGATAAATACCGTATCTCCGGCAAAAGCGCCGGTAACGAGCCGATTCCGAAGGATGCGCGCACCGCTCTGGTGATGCCGATCTGTAACGAAGACGTGCCTCGGGTGTTCGCTGGTCTGCGTGCAACGTTCGAGTCGGTAGCCGCCACGGGTGACCTGGATCGCTTTGACTTCTTCGTCCTCAGCGACAGTAACGACGCCGACATCTGCGTCGCCGAACAGCAGGCCTGGCTGGACGTCTGCCGTGAAGCCAAGGGCTTCGGCAAGATCTTCTATCGCCGCCGTCGTCGTCGTGTGAAACGTAAAAGCGGCAACCTCGACGACTTCTGCCGTCGTTGGGGTGGTGACTACAAGTACATGGTCGTGCTCGACGCCGACTCGGTAATGAGCGGCGAGTGCCTGACCAGTCTGGTACGCCTGATGGAAGCCACGCCGGACGCCGGGATCATCCAGACCGCGCCACGTGCGTCGGGCATGGACACCCTGTATGCGCGCATGCAGCAATTCGCCACCCGCGTGTACGGTCCGCTGTTCACCGCCGGCCTGCACTTCTGGCAGTTGGGCGAATCCCACTACTGGGGCCACAACGCAATCATCCGCATGAAGCCGTTCATCGAGCACTGCGCCCTGGCGCCGTTGCCGGGCAAAGGCGCGTTCGCCGGTGCGATCCTGTCCCACGACTTCGTCGAAGCCGCGCTGATGCGTCGTGCCGGTTGGGGCGTGTGGATTGCCTACGACTTGCCGGGCAGCTATGAAGAATTGCCGCCGAACCTGCTGGACGAACTCAAGCGTGACCGTCGCTGGTGCCACGGCAACCTGATGAACTTCCGCCTGTTCCTGGTCAAGGGCATGCACCCGGTGCACCGTGCGGTGTTCCTGACCGGCGTGATGTCTTACCTGTCGGCGCCGCTGTGGTTCTTCTTCCTCGTGCTGTCGACGGCGCTGCTGGCGGTCAACACGCTGATGGAGCCGCAATACTTCCTCGAGCCGCGCCAGCTCTATCCGCTGTGGCCACAATGGCACCCGGACAAGGCGATCGCGCTGTTCTCGACCACGATCGTATTGTTGTTCCTGCCGAAGCTATTGAGCATCATCCTGATCTGGGCCAAGGGCGCGAAAGAGTTCGGTGGCAAGTTCAAGGTGACGCTGTCGATGCTGCTGGAGATGCTGTTCTCCATGCTGCTGGCGCCGGTGCGGATGATTTTCCACACCCGTTTCGTGCTCGCCGCGTTCCTGGGCTGGGCCGCGACCTGGAACTCGCCTCAGCGTGACGACGACTCCACGCCATGGAGCGAAGCGGTCAAGCGCCACGGTCCGCAGACCTTGCTGGGTTTCTTCTGGGCCCTGCTGGTGATCTGGCTGAACCCGAGCTTCCTGTGGTGGTTGGTTCCGATTGTCGGTTCGCTGATGCTGTCGATCCCGGTGTCGGTGATTTCCAGCCGTGTCGGCCTGGGCCTCAAGTCCCGTGACGAAAGCCTGTTCCTGATCCCTGAGGAATACAATCCGCCGCAGGCACTGCTGGCCACCGACCAGTACACCCACGAAAACCGCTGGCATGCGCTGAACGACGGCTTTGTGCGTTCGGTGGTCGATCCGCAGCAGAACGCCCTGGCGTGCTCGCTGGCAACCTCGCGTCACCGCGAGGCCGAGCCGATCGAATGGCTGCGGGTTGAGCGAGTACGGCACGCCATGAAGGTCGGGCCGGAAGGCCTGACCAACAACGAACGTGTGCAGCTGCTGAGCGACCCGGTGGCATTGGCTCGCCTGCATGAGCAGGTGTGGAGCGAAGGTCACCCCGAGTGGCTGGGTGCGTGGCGCAAGTCGGTCCAGGCCGATCCGCATGCGCCGCTGTTGCCGCTCAGGCCGCTGAGCGTGCAGCCGCAGTTGGCATAACGAAAAAAACCCGCGAAAGCGGGTTTTTTTTGATCAGTCAAAACACAACAAATCCTGCCTCAACCCTTGTGCAAATGAGCAGGTGCGTTAGCATCCGTCCCCGAATTGGTGCGCCCGGACCGCTTTGTGTCCGTATCTGTCTGTTTTCCTTGGAAAACTGTCGATTTCGCGCCGCAAACGCAATGGTTTTGGGGACTTGAAGATGAAGAAGTATCTGTCGATGCTGCTGGTCGGCGTCACGGCATTGGTTGCAGTCAGCGCGGCGCAGGCCGGTGCCATTGATGACGCGGTCAAGCGCGGCACGTTGAAAGTCGGCATGGACCCGACCTACATGCCGTTCGAAATGACCAACAAACGCGGCGAGATCATCGGTTTCGAAGTCGACATCCTCAAGGCCATGACCAAGGCCATGGGCGTCAAGCTGGAGCTGGTGTCCACCGGCTACGACGGCATCATCCCGGCCCTGCTGACCGACAAGTTCGACATGATCGGCAGCGGCATGACCCTGACTCAGGAACGCAACCTGCGCCTGAACTTCAGCGAACCGTTCATCGTGGTTGGCCAGACCCTGCTGATCCGCAAGGAGCTGGAAGGCACGATCAAGTCCTACAAAGACCTGAACACCGCTGACTACCGCATCACCTCCAAGCTCGGCACCACCGGCGAAATGGTCGCTAAAAAGCTGATCTCCAAAGCCAAGTACCACGGTTATGACAACGAGCAGGAAGCCGTGCTCGATGTAGTCAACGGCAAGGCCGACGCCTTCATCTACGACGCGCCTTACAACGTCGTGGCTGTGAACAAGGTCGGCAACGGCAAGCTGGTATTCCTCGACAAGCCGTTCACCTACGAGCCGCTGGCGTTCGGGCTGAAGAAGGGTGACTACGACAGCATCAACTTCATCAACAACTTCCTGCACCAGATCCACGAAGACGGCACCTACGACCGCATCCATGACAAGTGGTTCAAAGACACCGCTTGGCAGAAGGACATGGAGTAAGGCCCGGTCAGATAGACCGCGTCGCGCCCAATCGCCAGCAGGCTGGCTCCCACAATGAAATGCATTCCCCTGTGGGAGCCAGCCTGCTGGCGATGACGCCCTCCAAGGCAACACAAATCCCGGAACCTGTAATGAAACAGAAAAAAGCCCAATGGCCCTGGCACGTGCTGACCGTGCTGGTGCTGATCGGCCTGGCCGGCGCGTTGTATTACGCCACCTCGCTGATGTCCTACGAATGGCGCTGGAACCGCGTACCGCAGTACTTTGCCTACCACGCCGAAGAGTCCCAGCGCGCCGCCGACATCTCCACCGTCAGTGAACTGGTGCGCAAGGGCGACAAGGCTGAAGTCACTCTGCGCAACGACGCCGGCGACGAGCAACACCTGACTGTCGATGACAACAGCCTGCAAGTCGCCCAAGGCGATGACGTGGCCGAAGGCGATGTGATTGGCGTCACCCGTCACTGGGCCGCCGGGCCGCTGCTGTGGGGGCTGTGGACCACGCTGTGGCTGTCGGTGGTGTCTGGCGTGCTTGGCCTGTTGATCGGCCTGGCGACAGGCCTGTGCCGGCTGTCGAACAACCCGACCCTGCGCGACCTCTCGACCATCTACGTCGAGCTGGTGCGCGGTACGCCGCTGCTTGTACAGATCTTCATTTTCTACTTCTTCATCGGCACCGTGATGAACCTGTCCCGGGAGTTCGCCGGGATCGCCGCACTGTCGCTGTTCACCGGCGCCTACGTGGCGGAAATCATCCGCTCCGGCGTGCAGTCGATTGCCCGTGGCCAGAACGAAGCCGCGCGTTCCCTGGGCTTGAGCGCGGGGCAATCGATGCGTCATGTGGTGCTGCCGCAGGCGTTCAAACGCGTACTGCCACCCCTGGCCGGGCAGTTCATCAGCCTGGTGAAAGACACGTCGCTGGTGTCGGTGATCGCGATTACCGAACTGCTCAAAAGCGGTCGCGAAGTGATCACCACCTCGTTCTCGCCGTTCGAAATCCTGTTCTGCGTCGCCGGCCTGTACCTGTTGATCAACCTGCCGCTGTCGAAAATCGCCAGCCGGCTTGAGCGGAGGCTCGCGCAAAGTGATTGAAGTCCGCGATCTGGTAAAAGTCTACGACACCCGTGGCCAGGTGGTGCGTGCCGTGGATAACGTCTCCACCAACGTTGCCAAGGGCGAAGTGCTGGTAGTGATCGGTCCGTCCGGTTCCGGCAAGTCGACCTTCCTGCGCTGCCTCAATGGCCTTGAAGAGTTCGACTCGGGCTCGGTGAGTATCGATGGCCTGCAACTGGCTGACCCGAAGACCGACGTGAACGCTTATCGCCGCGAAGTCGGCATGGTCTTCCAGCATTTCAACTTGTTCCCGCACATGACCGTGCTGGAAAACCTCTGCCTGGCACAGAAAGTCGTGCGCAAGCGCGGCAAGAAGGAGCGTGAGGCCAAGGCCATGTTGCTGCTTGAAAAGGTCGGTATCGCGCAGAAGGCCAATGAGTTTCCGTCGCGCCTGTCCGGCGGTCAGCAACAGCGCGTGGCCATTGCCCGGGCATTGGCGATGGAACCGAAGGTCATGCTGTTCGATGAGCCGACTTCGGCGCTGGACCCGGAAATGGTCGGAGAAGTGCTGGATGTGATGAAAAACCTGGCCGTGGAAGGCATGACCATGGTCTGCGTCACCCATGAAATGGGCTTTGCGCGGGAAGTGGCGGATCGGGTGTTGTTCTTCGATCACGGGAAATTGCTGGAAGACGCTTCGCCAGCGGAGTTCTTCGATGCGCCGAAGGATCCGCGGGCTCAGGCCTTCTTGCGGCAGGTTTTGTAACTTCAGCGTCTGTCAGATTGCAATCGCGGGCAAGCCCGCTCCCACAGGTTCAGGTGTTGAACACAAATCTTGTGTGCGCCGATGAACCTTGTGGGAGCGGGCTTGCCCGCGATTGCATCACCTCGGTCCCAAGCGAACCTGGGACCTCGCATCACCTCAAACCCTGAACTTGCCCACCAGCATCTGCAAATGCGTCCCCAGCCGCGCCAGCTCGATGCTGGAGGCCGCCGTCTCTTCACTCGCAGCCGACGTCTGATCCGACACATCGCGCACGTTCAGCACGCTACGGTTGATCTCTTCGGCGACAGCGCTCTGCTGTTCTGCAGCGGCGGCAATCTGCTGGTTCATCGCCTGGATCGCCGACACCGTGCGGGTGATGTTCTCCAGTGAGCCGCCGGCGCGACGGGTCAGCTCCACGCTGCTGTCGGTCAGGGCGCGGCTGTTGTCCATGATGCTTGCCACTTGCTGCGTGCCGTTTTGCAGGCCGACGATCAGCTCTTCGATCTCTTCGGTGGACTTCTGGGTGCGTTGCGCCAGGCTGCGCACTTCATCGGCAACCACCGCGAAACCACGTCCGGCTTCACCGGCACGGGCGGCTTCAATGGCCGCGTTGAGTGCCAGCAGGTTGGTTTGCTGGGCGACGGACTTGATCACGTCGAGCACGCTGCCGATCTTGTCGCTTTCACGCTTGAGCTCGCCCATGGCCTCGGTAGAGTGACTCACTTCCAGGGCCAGGCGCTCGATCTGCGCGATGGCTTCGCCCACCACCTTGTCCCCTTCGCGGGCCTGTTGATCGGCGGCGACGGCGGCTTCGGAGGCTTCCTCGGCGTTGCGCGCGACTTCCTGCACCGTGGCGGTCATTTCATTCATGGCGGTGGCCACCTGGTCGGTTTCGACCTT
Proteins encoded in this window:
- the mdoH gene encoding glucans biosynthesis glucosyltransferase MdoH — protein: MSNSQVQPETLSEYLAHLPMTDQQRAELAGCRSFSELHERLSSQTFDAPTEAAQASVGTRLTLSTAEELQDAEMLALDASGRVCLKATPPIRRTKVVPEPWRTNILVRGWRRMTGRTNPPKPPKDENVLPAARWRTVGSIRRYILLVLMLGQTIVAGWYMKGIMPYQGWSFVDLDEVLHQPLLQTATQVLPYALQTSILILFGILFCWVSAGFWTALMGFLELLTGHDKYRISGKSAGNEPIPKDARTALVMPICNEDVPRVFAGLRATFESVAATGDLDRFDFFVLSDSNDADICVAEQQAWLDVCREAKGFGKIFYRRRRRRVKRKSGNLDDFCRRWGGDYKYMVVLDADSVMSGECLTSLVRLMEATPDAGIIQTAPRASGMDTLYARMQQFATRVYGPLFTAGLHFWQLGESHYWGHNAIIRMKPFIEHCALAPLPGKGAFAGAILSHDFVEAALMRRAGWGVWIAYDLPGSYEELPPNLLDELKRDRRWCHGNLMNFRLFLVKGMHPVHRAVFLTGVMSYLSAPLWFFFLVLSTALLAVNTLMEPQYFLEPRQLYPLWPQWHPDKAIALFSTTIVLLFLPKLLSIILIWAKGAKEFGGKFKVTLSMLLEMLFSMLLAPVRMIFHTRFVLAAFLGWAATWNSPQRDDDSTPWSEAVKRHGPQTLLGFFWALLVIWLNPSFLWWLVPIVGSLMLSIPVSVISSRVGLGLKSRDESLFLIPEEYNPPQALLATDQYTHENRWHALNDGFVRSVVDPQQNALACSLATSRHREAEPIEWLRVERVRHAMKVGPEGLTNNERVQLLSDPVALARLHEQVWSEGHPEWLGAWRKSVQADPHAPLLPLRPLSVQPQLA
- a CDS encoding transporter substrate-binding domain-containing protein → MKKYLSMLLVGVTALVAVSAAQAGAIDDAVKRGTLKVGMDPTYMPFEMTNKRGEIIGFEVDILKAMTKAMGVKLELVSTGYDGIIPALLTDKFDMIGSGMTLTQERNLRLNFSEPFIVVGQTLLIRKELEGTIKSYKDLNTADYRITSKLGTTGEMVAKKLISKAKYHGYDNEQEAVLDVVNGKADAFIYDAPYNVVAVNKVGNGKLVFLDKPFTYEPLAFGLKKGDYDSINFINNFLHQIHEDGTYDRIHDKWFKDTAWQKDME
- a CDS encoding amino acid ABC transporter permease, with the translated sequence MKQKKAQWPWHVLTVLVLIGLAGALYYATSLMSYEWRWNRVPQYFAYHAEESQRAADISTVSELVRKGDKAEVTLRNDAGDEQHLTVDDNSLQVAQGDDVAEGDVIGVTRHWAAGPLLWGLWTTLWLSVVSGVLGLLIGLATGLCRLSNNPTLRDLSTIYVELVRGTPLLVQIFIFYFFIGTVMNLSREFAGIAALSLFTGAYVAEIIRSGVQSIARGQNEAARSLGLSAGQSMRHVVLPQAFKRVLPPLAGQFISLVKDTSLVSVIAITELLKSGREVITTSFSPFEILFCVAGLYLLINLPLSKIASRLERRLAQSD
- a CDS encoding amino acid ABC transporter ATP-binding protein translates to MIEVRDLVKVYDTRGQVVRAVDNVSTNVAKGEVLVVIGPSGSGKSTFLRCLNGLEEFDSGSVSIDGLQLADPKTDVNAYRREVGMVFQHFNLFPHMTVLENLCLAQKVVRKRGKKEREAKAMLLLEKVGIAQKANEFPSRLSGGQQQRVAIARALAMEPKVMLFDEPTSALDPEMVGEVLDVMKNLAVEGMTMVCVTHEMGFAREVADRVLFFDHGKLLEDASPAEFFDAPKDPRAQAFLRQVL
- a CDS encoding methyl-accepting chemotaxis protein yields the protein MTQGLRELIGGISDGVTQIASAAEELSAVTEQTSAGVTNQKVETDQVATAMNEMTATVQEVARNAEEASEAAVAADQQAREGDKVVGEAIAQIERLALEVSHSTEAMGELKRESDKIGSVLDVIKSVAQQTNLLALNAAIEAARAGEAGRGFAVVADEVRSLAQRTQKSTEEIEELIVGLQNGTQQVASIMDNSRALTDSSVELTRRAGGSLENITRTVSAIQAMNQQIAAAAEQQSAVAEEINRSVLNVRDVSDQTSAASEETAASSIELARLGTHLQMLVGKFRV